The genomic region CCGTATCGCCTGAAGATCCGCGCGCCCGGTTATGCCCACCTCGCCGCGCTGGACGAGATGGCGCGCGGCCACATGATCGCGGATGCGGTGACGATCATCGGTACGCAGGACATCGTGTTCGGCGAAATCGATCGCTGATCCATTCGCCCGCTCACGCGGCGCGCTCGTCGAGCCGCCGTCGCAGAAAACCGCAGCGGGAAGCGTAGAAGCAATTACAGGAAACCGCAGGACGCCAGGTCTGCCGCAATATGATGGGCGCGGCAGGTTTTCGTTCGGTAGGAATTGAAAGAGTCGTGTCTGAAAATGATCTCAGCTGAAGGCCTGAAAGAAATCGATCGTGCGGTCGCCAAGTATCCCGCCGAGCAGAAGCAGTCGGCGGTGATGTCCGCGCTCGCTGTCGCTCAGGAAGAGCATGGATGGCTCTCGCCCGAGCTCATGAAGTTCGTGGCCGACTATCTGGGCATGCCGCCTGTCGCGGTGCAGGAAGTCGCCACGTTCTACACGATGTACCAGCTCACGCCGGTCGGTAAGCACAAGATCACGCTCTGCACGAACCTGCCTTGCCAGCTCGGTCCGGACGGCGGCTCGGATAGTGCTGCTCAATATCTCAAGCAGAAGCTCGGCATCGACTTCGGCGAAACCACGCCCGACGGAAAGTTCACGCTGAAAGAAGGCGAGTGCTTCGGCGCGTGCGGCGATGCGCCTGTCATGCTGGTGAACAACCACCGCATGTGCAGCTTCATGAGCCGCGAGAAGATCGACCAGTTGATCGAGGAACTTTCGAAATGACGTCACTCCACGATCGTCACATCAAGCCGCTGATCCTCGCTGGCCTCAACGGCGAGAACTGGCATCTCGAAGATTACGTTGCGCGCGGCGGCTATAAGCAGCTGCGCCGAATTCTCGAAGAAAAGATTCCGCCCGAACAGGTGATCGCCGACGTCAAGGCGTCCGGTCTGCGCGGTCGCGGAGGCGCCGGCTTCCCGACCGGCCTGAAGTGGAGCTTCATGCCGCGTCAGTTTCCGGGGCAGAAGTATCTCGTCTGCAATTCGGACGAAGGCGAACCGGGCACGTTCAAGGATCGCGACATCCTGCGCTGGAACCCGCACTCGCTGATCGAAGGCATGGCCATCGGCGCGTATGCGATGGGCATCACCGTCGGCTACAACTACATCCACGGTGAGATCTTCGAGGTCTACCGCGTGTTCGAAGCGGCGCTGGAAGAAGCGCGCGCGGGCGGCTATCTTGGCGCGAACATTCTGGGTTCGGGCTTTTCGTTCGAGTTGTACGCGCATCACGGCTATGGCGCGTACATCTGCGGCGAAGAAACGGCGTTGCTCGAATCGCTTGAAGGCAAGAAGGGCCAGCCGCGCTTCAAGCCGCCGTTCCCGGCGAGCTTCGGCGTGTACGGCAAGCCAACGACGATCAACAACACCGAGACCTTCGCTGCCGTGCCGTTCCTGTTGGAAATCGGCCCGAAGAATTACCTCGAACTCGGCAAGCCGAACAACGGCGGCACGAAGATCTTCTCCGTATCGGGCGACGTGAATCGTCCGGGCAACTACGAGGTTCCGCTCGGCACGCCGTTCTCCACGTTGATGGAACTTGCGGGCGGCGTGCGCGGCGAATCGATCAAGGCGGTCATTCCGGGCGGTTCGTCGGCGCCGGTCGTGCCGGGCGACATGATGCTCGCGACCGACATGGACTACGATTCGATCGCGAAAGCCGGGTCGATGCTCGGCTCGGGCGCGGTCATCGTCATGAACGAAACGCGCTGCATGGTGCGCTCGCTGCTGCGCTTGTCGTACTTCTATTACGAAGAGTCGTGCGGCCAGTGCACGCCGTGCCGAGAAGGAACGGGTTGGTTGTATCGCGTGGTGCATCGCATCGAGCATGGCCTCGGCCGCAAGGAAGACCTGGATCTGCTGAACTCGGTCGCCGAAAACATCATGGGCCGCACGATCTGCGCGCTCGGCGATGCGGCCGCGATGCCGGTGCGCGGCATGCTGAAGCACTTCTGGAACGAATTCGAATATCACGTCGAGCACAAGCAGTGTCTCGTCGGCGGGCACGCGCATCATGCGGCGTCCGAAGCGCTTACCGCGTAATCAGGCGCACAGTCAGTTGCGCGAAAGAGGTTGAGGACCATTCCCCATCATGGTTGAACTAGAAATTGACGGCAAGACGGTCGAGGTGCCCGAAGGCAGCATGGTGATCCAGGCTGCGCACAAGGTCGATACGTACATTCCTCACTTCTGCTATCACAAGAAGCTGTCGATCGCGGCGAACTGCCGGATGTGCCTCGTCGAAGTCGAAAAGATGCCGAAGGCCGTCCCCGCCTGCGCGACGCCCGTTTCCGCGGGCATGGTCGTGCGCACCGCCTCCGACCGTGCCGTGAAGGCGCAGCAGTCGGTGATGGAATTCCTGCTGATCAATCACCCGCTGGATTGCCCGATTTGCGATCAGGGCGGCGAGTGCCAACTGCAGGATTTGGCCGTCGGTTACGGCAAGTCGCAGTCGCGCTATAGCGAAGAAAAGCGCGTTGTGTTCCACAAGAACGTGGGTCCGCTCATCTCGATGGAAGAGATGACGCGCTGCATCCACTGCACACGCTGCGTGCGCTTCGGGCAGGAAATCGCCGGCGTGATGGAACTCGGCATGCTGGGCCGCGGCGAGCACTCGGAAATCACGTCGTTCGTCGGCAAGACGGTCGATTCGGAGCTGTCGGGCAATATGATCGACCTGTGCCCGGTCGGCGCTCTGACGAGCAAGCCGTTCCGGTACAGCGCGCGGACGTGGGAATTGTCGCGCCGCAAGTCGGTGAGCCCACATGATTCCGTCGGCGCGAACCTCGTCGTCCAGGTGAAGAACAATCGCGTCATGCGTGTTCTGCCCATGGAAAACGAAGCGATCAACGAATGCTGGATCTCGGACAAGGACCGCTTCTCGTACGAAGGCCTGAACAGCGACGACCGCCTGACGGCGCCGATGCTCAAGCAGGGCGGCAACTGGATCGAGACCGATTGGCAGACCGCGCTCGAATACGTCGCGAAGGGCATCAAGGGCATCAAGGCGGATCATGGCGCGAACGCCATCGCCGCGCTCGCGACGCCGCACAGCACGGTCGAAGAACTGTACCTGCTCAAGCAGTTCGCGGAAGGCGTCGGCACGCCGAACGTCGATTTCCGCCTGCGTCAGAATGATTTCTCCGCGCCGGTCGGCGCCGGTGCGCCGTGGCTCGGCGTGAAGATCGCGGACCTGTCGAATGTGGACACCGCGTTCGTGATCGGCTCGTTCCTGCGCCGCGATCATCCGCTCTTCGCCGCGCGTCTGCGTCAGGCCGCGAAGAACGGCGCGAAGCTCACGTTCCTCAACGCGAGCAACGACGATTCGCTGATCCCGACGGCGCATCGCCTGGTGGCCGCGCCGTCCGCGTGGCTGGACCAACTCG from Caballeronia sp. Lep1P3 harbors:
- the nuoE gene encoding NADH-quinone oxidoreductase subunit NuoE, which translates into the protein MISAEGLKEIDRAVAKYPAEQKQSAVMSALAVAQEEHGWLSPELMKFVADYLGMPPVAVQEVATFYTMYQLTPVGKHKITLCTNLPCQLGPDGGSDSAAQYLKQKLGIDFGETTPDGKFTLKEGECFGACGDAPVMLVNNHRMCSFMSREKIDQLIEELSK
- the nuoF gene encoding NADH-quinone oxidoreductase subunit NuoF, which gives rise to MTSLHDRHIKPLILAGLNGENWHLEDYVARGGYKQLRRILEEKIPPEQVIADVKASGLRGRGGAGFPTGLKWSFMPRQFPGQKYLVCNSDEGEPGTFKDRDILRWNPHSLIEGMAIGAYAMGITVGYNYIHGEIFEVYRVFEAALEEARAGGYLGANILGSGFSFELYAHHGYGAYICGEETALLESLEGKKGQPRFKPPFPASFGVYGKPTTINNTETFAAVPFLLEIGPKNYLELGKPNNGGTKIFSVSGDVNRPGNYEVPLGTPFSTLMELAGGVRGESIKAVIPGGSSAPVVPGDMMLATDMDYDSIAKAGSMLGSGAVIVMNETRCMVRSLLRLSYFYYEESCGQCTPCREGTGWLYRVVHRIEHGLGRKEDLDLLNSVAENIMGRTICALGDAAAMPVRGMLKHFWNEFEYHVEHKQCLVGGHAHHAASEALTA
- the nuoG gene encoding NADH-quinone oxidoreductase subunit NuoG — translated: MVELEIDGKTVEVPEGSMVIQAAHKVDTYIPHFCYHKKLSIAANCRMCLVEVEKMPKAVPACATPVSAGMVVRTASDRAVKAQQSVMEFLLINHPLDCPICDQGGECQLQDLAVGYGKSQSRYSEEKRVVFHKNVGPLISMEEMTRCIHCTRCVRFGQEIAGVMELGMLGRGEHSEITSFVGKTVDSELSGNMIDLCPVGALTSKPFRYSARTWELSRRKSVSPHDSVGANLVVQVKNNRVMRVLPMENEAINECWISDKDRFSYEGLNSDDRLTAPMLKQGGNWIETDWQTALEYVAKGIKGIKADHGANAIAALATPHSTVEELYLLKQFAEGVGTPNVDFRLRQNDFSAPVGAGAPWLGVKIADLSNVDTAFVIGSFLRRDHPLFAARLRQAAKNGAKLTFLNASNDDSLIPTAHRLVAAPSAWLDQLAGIAAAVSEARGVALPEAFAGREASAAAKDVAASLSAGEKRVVLLGNMAVQHPDFAQIQAAAQWIADNTGATLGFLTEGANTVGGYLVDALPGEGGLNARAAFEQPRKGYVLFNAEPELDAANPAQAVAALKQAEMVVVMSPFRHGMDYADVLLPIAPFTETSGTFVNAEGTAQSFNGVVRALGETRPGWKVLRVLGTMLGLPGFEFDTAEEVRVAALGTGELGARLSNKTTVAAKRVASNVAVKGGLERLADVPIYHADPLVRRAPSLHLTAAARDANVAGLPTTLFDKLGLKEGDAVRVRQGDLSVVMPAVRDANLAESVVRVSAATAAGAALGGLFGELVVEKA